A portion of the Colius striatus isolate bColStr4 chromosome 1, bColStr4.1.hap1, whole genome shotgun sequence genome contains these proteins:
- the NAPEPLD gene encoding N-acyl-phosphatidylethanolamine-hydrolyzing phospholipase D isoform X2, with the protein MDKKMDEEQPLTLCNQYPKEAVRKRQNSSRGSRGSDSSRASRKSFRLDYRLEEDVTKSKRGKDGRFVNPWPTWKSPTLPNILKWSLMEKNNSNVPCSKQELDKELPVLKPYFVQKPELAGKTGTGMRVTWLGHASVMVEMDELIFLTDPIFSQRASPTQLVGPKRFRGPPCTVEQLPKIDAVMISHTHYDHLDYNSVMSLNARFGSELRWFVPLGLLDWMQRCGCENVIELDWWEENCVPGHDAVTFVFTPSQHWCKRTATDDNKVLWGSWSVLGPWNRFFFSGDTGYCVAFEQIGKRFGPFDLAAIPIGAYEPRWFMKYQHVDPEEAVRIHIDVQAKKSVAIHWGTFALANEYYLDPPVKLNEALERYGLKKDDFFVLNHGESRDLSTNDGFE; encoded by the exons ATGGATAAGAAAATGGATGAAGAGCAGCCTTTGACTCTGTGCAACCAGTACCCTAAAGAAGCAGTGAGAAAACGTCAGAATTCAAGTCGAGGTTCCAGAGGCAGTGATTCTTCCAGGGCCTCCAGGAAAAGCTTCAGGCTGGACTACAGATTAGAAGAGGATGTAACTAAATCAAAGAGAGGCAAAGATGGAAGATTTGTCAACCCATGGCCAACATGGAAATCACCAACCTTgccaaatattttgaaatggtccctcatggaaaaaaataatagcaatgTGCCATGCTCAAAGCAG GAACTTGACAAAGAGCTTCCAGTGTTAAAACCTTACTTTGTTCAAAAGCCTGAACTTGCTGGGAAGACAGGAACTGGTATGCGAGTCACGTGGCTGGGACATGCCTCGGTGATGGTGGAAATGGATGAACTTATATTTCTTACTGACCCAATCTTTAGCCAGCGAGCTTCCCCTACCCAGCTGGTGGGCCCCAAGCGCTTCCGAGGACCTCCGTGCACAGTAGAGCAGCTCCCCAAAATAGATGCAGTCATGATCAGCCACACTCATTACGATCACTTGGACTACAACAGCGTGATGAGTTTAAATGCACGCTTTGGGAGCGAGCTGCGCTGGTTTGTGCCTCTGGGGCTCTTGGACTGGATGCAGAGATGCGGCTGTGAGAATGTGATTGAACTGGATTGGTGGGAAGAGAACTGCGTCCCTGGTCACGATGCAGTAACGTTTGTCTTCACCCCTTCTCAACATTGGTGCAAAAGGACAGCGACGGATGACAACAAGGTTCTTTGGGGCAGCTGGTCTGTCTTGGGACCTTGGaataggtttttcttttcaggagacACTGGATATTGTGTTGCTTTTGAACAGATAGGTAAAAGGTTTGGACCTTTTGATCTTGCAGCCATCCCCATTGGAGCTTATGAGCCAAG GTGGTTTATGAAATACCAGCATGTGGATCCTGAAGAAGCAGTAAGAATCCATATTGATGTTCAAGCAAAGAAGTCTGTAGCAATTCACTGGGGGACCTTCGCTTTAGCAAATGAG TATTACTTGGATCCTCCAGTTAAATTGAATGAAGCTCTGGAAAGATATGGCTTGAAAAAAGATGACTTCTTTGTCTTAAACCATGGAGAATCACGGGACTTGAGTACAAATGATGGATTTGAATAA